The following are encoded together in the Equus quagga isolate Etosha38 chromosome 15, UCLA_HA_Equagga_1.0, whole genome shotgun sequence genome:
- the CLDN5 gene encoding claudin-5 produces MGSAALEILGLVLCLVGWVGLILSCGLPMWQVTAFLDHNIVTAQTTWKGLWMSCVVQSTGHMQCKVYDSVLALSTEVQAARALTVGAVLLALVALFVTLAGAQCTTCVAPGPGKARVALTGGALYALCGLLALVPLCWFANIVVREFYDPAVPMSQKYELGAALYIGWAASALLMCGGGLVCCGAWVCAGRPDLSFPVKYSAPRRPTASGDYDKKNYV; encoded by the coding sequence ATGGGGTCGGCGGCGCTGGAGATCCTCGGCTTGGTGCTGTGCCTGGTGGGCTGGGTGGGCCTGATCTTGTCGTGCGGGCTGCCTATGTGGCAGGTGACTGCCTTCCTGGACCACAACATCGTGACGGCGCAGACCACCTGGAAGGGGCTATGGATGTCGTGTGTGGTGCAGAGCACGGGGCACATGCAGTGCAAGGTGTACGACTCGGTGCTGGCGCTGAGCACCGAGGTGCAGGCGGCGCGGGCGCTCACGGTGGGCGCCGTGCTGCTGGCACTCGTCGCGCTCTTCGTGACCCTGGCGGGCGCGCAGTGCACCACCTGCGTGGCCCCTGGGCCCGGCAAGGCGCGCGTAGCCCTCACCGGCGGCGCGCTCTACGCGCTCTGCGGGCTGCTGGCGCTCGTCCCGCTCTGCTGGTTCGCCAACATCGTGGTCCGCGAGTTCTATGACCCGGCGGTGCCCATGTCGCAGAAGTACGAGCTGGGCGCGGCGCTGTACATCGGCTGGGCCGCCTCAGCGCTGCTCATGTGCGGCGGCGGGCTCGTGTGCTGCGGAGCCTGGGTCTGCGCCGGCCGCCCCGACCTCAGCTTCCCCGTCAAGTACTCGGCGCCGCGGCGGCCCACGGCCAGCGGTGACTACGACAAGAAGAACTATGTCTGA